One genomic segment of Candidatus Nomurabacteria bacterium includes these proteins:
- a CDS encoding 2,3-bisphosphoglycerate-independent phosphoglycerate mutase, translating into MFEKFIKIVRSPIESTSVKDVRKDLVVLIIMDGLGIHPDPLGNAVLQARTPFLDVAWSKGFSTLIHASGVHVGLPELENGNSEVGHLNIGSGQVVYQSLPRINDAIKNGTFHENPIIAEAIKKVKSGSGTGSRMHLMGVLSDGGVHGHIEHLFALLQICKDFEIDPVVHVFLDGRDTGLTTGYGYVEKLLKKFQDLGIGRIGSVSGRFYAMDRDKRWERTQMAYDAIRGTSKKVATDPLDAIKKAYADGENDQIFTPLTIVDMEGNPLGAVQDGDVALFYNFREDRARQLTKAFVMEDFPNIEKEKELRDLMFVTMTGYEDGLPTKVVFPPKKIEESLARAISNKGLKQLHISETEKYMHVTYFFNGGIEEPHAGEDFFNIPSPRVFDYSETPEMSAGVIRDEVIYRINRNKDFDYSFIIMNFANPDMLGHTGNLEQTIKANEFIDECVRDVATATLKADGCAIIIADHGNCETMINREDGTINTYHTNNPVPFILLSRMSQITHQPGDNIMKLGTGRDVPVSGLLADVAPTVLSVLGIETPDSMTGLDLLGVMG; encoded by the coding sequence ATGTTTGAGAAATTCATTAAAATTGTAAGATCTCCGATCGAGTCTACATCAGTCAAGGATGTTAGGAAAGACCTTGTAGTTTTGATCATCATGGATGGTTTAGGTATACATCCTGATCCTTTAGGAAATGCAGTACTTCAAGCACGTACTCCATTCTTGGATGTTGCATGGAGCAAGGGTTTCAGTACATTGATCCATGCATCGGGTGTACATGTAGGTCTTCCTGAATTGGAGAATGGGAATTCTGAGGTTGGTCATCTAAATATCGGTTCTGGACAGGTAGTCTACCAATCACTACCCCGTATCAATGATGCCATAAAGAATGGGACATTCCATGAAAACCCAATAATTGCTGAGGCGATAAAAAAAGTGAAATCTGGATCCGGCACCGGTTCTAGGATGCACCTGATGGGTGTGCTTAGTGATGGTGGGGTACATGGGCATATTGAGCACCTCTTTGCTTTGTTACAGATCTGCAAAGATTTTGAGATAGATCCTGTTGTTCATGTTTTTCTAGACGGTAGGGATACAGGTCTTACGACTGGTTATGGTTATGTGGAGAAACTCTTAAAAAAGTTCCAGGATCTAGGTATTGGTAGGATCGGGTCTGTATCTGGGCGCTTCTATGCTATGGATAGGGATAAGAGGTGGGAAAGGACACAGATGGCCTATGATGCTATCAGGGGTACTTCCAAGAAGGTAGCAACTGATCCGCTCGATGCCATCAAGAAAGCATATGCAGATGGAGAGAATGATCAGATCTTTACTCCTCTAACTATAGTAGATATGGAGGGGAATCCGCTAGGAGCTGTCCAAGATGGAGATGTCGCTCTTTTCTACAACTTTAGAGAAGATCGTGCAAGACAGCTGACAAAAGCTTTTGTCATGGAAGATTTTCCAAATATCGAAAAAGAGAAAGAGCTTAGGGATCTGATGTTTGTGACAATGACAGGTTATGAGGATGGATTACCAACGAAGGTTGTGTTCCCTCCAAAGAAGATCGAGGAATCATTAGCACGAGCTATCTCAAATAAAGGGTTAAAACAGCTACATATCAGTGAAACGGAGAAGTATATGCATGTCACATATTTCTTCAATGGTGGTATAGAAGAGCCACATGCTGGTGAGGACTTCTTTAATATTCCTTCACCAAGGGTTTTTGATTATTCAGAGACACCAGAGATGAGTGCAGGTGTCATTAGGGATGAAGTTATCTATCGTATCAATCGAAATAAGGATTTTGACTATTCATTCATTATCATGAATTTTGCGAATCCGGATATGCTCGGACATACTGGAAATCTCGAACAAACGATCAAAGCGAATGAATTTATCGATGAATGTGTAAGGGATGTCGCAACAGCGACTCTCAAAGCTGATGGCTGTGCGATCATAATCGCTGATCACGGAAACTGTGAGACGATGATCAATCGTGAAGATGGTACTATCAACACTTATCACACAAATAATCCCGTGCCATTTATTCTACTAAGTCGAATGTCTCAGATAACTCATCAACCAGGTGATAACATTATGAAATTAGGTACAGGTAGAGATGTGCCGGTTTCTGGTCTATTAGCTGATGTGGCTCCTACGGTATTGTCTGTATTGGGCATTGAGACTCCTGATAGTATGACTGGTTTGGATCTACTTGGGGTAATGGGCTGA
- the ung gene encoding uracil-DNA glycosylase yields MIKIEQSWQELLKDDFQSEYFRNLIKFIKQEYRSHTVYPPGPKIFNAFDSCPLEKVKVVILGQDPYHGPKQANGLSFSVSKDLALPPSLQNIYKEIEDDLGISVNKNGDLSRWAKQGVLLLNATLTVREGQAGSHQGKGWEEFTDAVVRKLSDEKTDLVFLLWGSYAQKKGEVIDEEKHYVLRSAHPSPLSAHRGFFGNKHFSKTNKFLILKDIEPIDWN; encoded by the coding sequence ATGATAAAGATAGAGCAAAGTTGGCAGGAACTATTAAAAGATGATTTTCAGAGCGAATATTTTCGTAACCTGATCAAATTTATTAAACAAGAATACAGATCTCACACAGTTTACCCACCCGGCCCGAAGATATTTAATGCTTTTGATTCATGCCCTTTAGAGAAAGTTAAGGTTGTGATCTTAGGTCAAGACCCATATCACGGACCCAAGCAAGCAAATGGTCTCAGCTTCTCTGTTTCAAAAGACCTTGCTTTACCACCTTCACTTCAAAATATTTATAAAGAAATTGAAGACGATCTTGGGATCTCTGTAAACAAGAACGGAGATCTGAGTCGATGGGCAAAACAAGGAGTTTTACTTCTGAATGCTACATTGACAGTACGCGAGGGCCAGGCTGGTTCACATCAAGGAAAAGGATGGGAGGAGTTTACTGATGCGGTTGTCAGAAAACTTTCTGATGAGAAAACAGACCTTGTATTCTTACTTTGGGGTTCGTACGCCCAGAAAAAGGGTGAGGTTATCGATGAGGAGAAGCATTACGTATTGAGATCAGCACATCCATCCCCCCTATCAGCACATCGCGGTTTTTTTGGAAATAAACATTTCAGTAAAACTAATAAATTCCTGATATTGAAAGATATTGAACCTATCGATTGGAATTGA
- a CDS encoding tail fiber domain-containing protein — protein MNRFSKRIPVAYHGVLLLVVFFGITTLTGARLVRAQTAETLNFQGKIVRNDSGNVGINVSSSETTCISGGADSCDFKVVYYDASTGGNTLGTEQFSNIEIGAYDGVFNLPLGAGDTWTAGTETTFLDIFINNSTVYAQVHFDKEGDAYPGGAYSDAFGRMAVRAAPFAIRANSADNINGFGEDNFVQFAPSGVQTDTSTSSSIFINKTGGSGNILQLQKSAADVFVIDNSGNVGINTTTPESLLDVYAGVVGDIFEPAITLRAEDALAGGNPELRLGFDYDYLTGGFNAITFESYEPLAGGEGHFIFRSSGTLSPYRVEIRNGSLMTTEDLMIGGDTPLTSMFSVDQSAGIIYLGADQSANPILRFEATDNDTADFGFNTNDSFYFTGGNLGIGDTSPASALTVGNGDLFQVNSSGQIAAAAGITSSGTITFSGLSNGVVTVSSGVLSGGTIGASFITADSLDFTEFKDSLALDASTDIAVDGTEVFSITNTGTGNSFQVNDAGSDTTPFIIDASGNVGIGVTSASYPLDVNKSFSAGSGNTQAVYIYANRGLLSDLETGNHIGVFVDTRLDDQTVSSRRLNANTRGISSSISFQNSATNYGSAIVFHATTVNYNSSGTPNGRLSFFEAEIGAGAARYGDVYGLRINSLSGISGTAYGVYVTDGKSYFGGQVGVGTSSPSSTSMLHVSGADSNLIGLIAGSTKGVRIGADSTGGRIGGVDQTGAASDQPLTITGTYISFGLPSEAMRLASGGNLGIGDTSPASALTVGNGDLFQVNSSGQIAAAAGITSSGNITFSGLTADRLVATTTGGQLTNTLSSANLALSISDETGSGLLVFGTSPTFTTSITTPQVTYAGGTLSIQTTDSNAISLNSGSDTIVLGTSNTSGDDLLIPDRISDWDNGAYYLDPSSTSVLVNLTVTTSENKTSATTPLLLGGSLAASNLIIQSTSGNGSGDFISLRVGNNGATEAIRVVSSGAIAIGQSSVTSGRQIDTSSGGYLTSAGVWTSTSSRALKENYTLLDYDQILNNISELSVEKWSYKVDDSKYYHIGPYAEDFYQLFSVGQDNRSIAAMDTSGVALAGIKGLVNRVADLKIMINGIKNADRSLRSTDPNSAKILGENTSRISEIDLRIDALEASIAILGVGTGSPQQYWSMTNTGIKADTEIETEGVYSGFGVFGDLTSDTLSIASGMFKISTEGNVAVSGDMLISGVLYGDGGLLQIDGDLKLDRLIAKQILIDTSDKDGRTAGSGELTASSTEVTIDTTSVEEGSKILVTPTSDTAGQVLYVKDKVVGKGFTVSVGSPIPNGVTFDWWILNTYDDAK, from the coding sequence ATGAATAGATTCAGTAAGAGAATACCGGTTGCGTATCATGGTGTTCTGTTACTTGTCGTATTTTTTGGTATCACGACTCTGACAGGAGCTAGATTGGTGCGCGCCCAAACCGCAGAAACCCTAAATTTCCAGGGTAAAATTGTCCGCAATGATTCGGGCAATGTTGGCATCAACGTATCATCCTCAGAAACTACATGTATCTCCGGCGGTGCCGACAGCTGTGACTTCAAAGTTGTGTACTACGATGCTTCTACAGGAGGCAACACACTTGGTACTGAACAATTTTCAAATATTGAGATCGGTGCATACGACGGCGTCTTCAATCTCCCGCTTGGTGCTGGTGATACATGGACAGCTGGTACAGAAACGACATTTTTGGATATCTTCATAAATAATTCGACTGTTTATGCTCAGGTGCATTTTGATAAGGAGGGCGATGCCTATCCGGGAGGAGCGTATTCGGATGCATTTGGTAGGATGGCCGTCAGAGCAGCACCTTTTGCGATACGGGCAAATAGTGCAGATAATATCAATGGATTTGGTGAGGATAATTTTGTGCAGTTTGCACCTTCGGGTGTACAAACCGACACCAGCACATCAAGTTCTATCTTCATCAATAAAACTGGCGGGAGTGGAAATATCCTCCAATTACAAAAAAGTGCTGCTGATGTCTTTGTGATCGACAACTCAGGAAATGTGGGGATAAACACAACTACACCTGAATCGTTGTTAGATGTCTATGCAGGTGTGGTCGGTGACATTTTTGAACCAGCGATTACACTTAGGGCAGAGGATGCCCTAGCAGGAGGAAATCCCGAACTGCGATTAGGGTTTGACTACGACTACCTTACGGGAGGTTTCAATGCAATAACATTTGAAAGTTACGAACCTCTTGCTGGTGGTGAGGGACATTTTATCTTCAGATCATCAGGAACTCTTTCTCCATATCGAGTAGAAATTAGAAACGGGTCTCTTATGACTACGGAGGATCTAATGATTGGTGGTGATACACCTCTCACATCGATGTTCTCTGTTGACCAGTCAGCCGGAATTATTTACTTAGGTGCAGATCAATCAGCGAACCCAATTTTAAGATTTGAAGCGACTGATAACGATACCGCAGATTTTGGATTTAATACTAACGACTCATTTTACTTTACAGGAGGCAATCTAGGTATCGGCGACACCTCCCCAGCCTCCGCCCTCACAGTAGGCAATGGTGACCTCTTCCAGGTAAACAGTAGTGGACAGATAGCAGCAGCAGCAGGTATCACGAGTAGCGGAACTATAACGTTTAGTGGACTGTCTAATGGAGTTGTCACGGTTTCATCCGGAGTATTAAGTGGAGGCACTATCGGTGCATCATTTATAACGGCAGACTCTCTTGATTTCACAGAGTTCAAAGATTCCCTAGCACTAGATGCAAGTACAGATATCGCGGTAGATGGTACAGAGGTATTTTCGATAACTAATACAGGTACGGGTAATAGTTTCCAAGTGAATGATGCGGGATCGGATACGACACCGTTCATTATTGACGCGAGTGGTAATGTAGGGATAGGGGTAACGAGTGCATCATACCCACTAGATGTCAACAAATCATTCAGTGCCGGAAGTGGAAACACGCAAGCTGTATATATTTATGCAAATAGAGGTTTATTGAGTGATCTAGAGACCGGAAATCACATTGGGGTTTTTGTTGATACAAGACTCGATGATCAGACTGTAAGTAGTAGGCGGTTGAATGCAAATACAAGAGGAATCTCTTCCTCGATATCATTCCAAAATTCTGCAACAAATTATGGATCGGCTATAGTATTTCATGCGACTACAGTGAATTATAACTCTTCAGGAACACCAAACGGTCGTCTTTCATTTTTTGAGGCTGAAATTGGTGCTGGTGCTGCTAGGTATGGAGATGTCTACGGCTTAAGGATCAACTCTCTATCAGGTATCTCAGGTACCGCATATGGTGTGTATGTGACTGATGGAAAAAGCTATTTTGGTGGGCAAGTCGGTGTTGGTACTTCCTCGCCAAGTTCGACATCGATGTTGCATGTTAGTGGTGCGGACAGTAACTTGATAGGTCTAATCGCTGGATCAACAAAAGGAGTCAGAATAGGAGCTGATAGTACCGGAGGAAGGATTGGAGGTGTCGACCAAACAGGTGCTGCATCTGATCAGCCATTGACCATAACAGGTACGTACATTAGTTTCGGTTTACCTTCTGAGGCAATGCGTTTAGCTTCCGGAGGCAATCTAGGTATCGGCGACACCTCCCCAGCTTCCGCCCTCACAGTAGGCAATGGTGACCTCTTCCAGGTAAACAGTAGTGGACAGATAGCAGCAGCAGCAGGTATCACGAGCAGCGGAAATATAACGTTTAGCGGATTGACTGCAGATAGGTTGGTTGCGACAACTACGGGCGGGCAATTAACGAATACGTTGTCCTCTGCAAATCTTGCTCTATCTATTTCAGATGAGACAGGGTCGGGTTTATTAGTATTTGGAACTAGTCCTACATTTACAACAAGTATTACAACTCCACAGGTGACATACGCAGGAGGTACACTATCAATTCAGACCACAGACTCAAATGCGATCAGTTTGAACTCAGGTAGCGATACGATCGTCCTAGGGACAAGCAATACTTCTGGAGATGATCTGCTCATACCTGATAGGATCAGTGACTGGGACAATGGTGCATACTATCTCGATCCTAGTAGCACATCTGTATTGGTAAACCTAACTGTCACAACATCTGAGAATAAGACCAGTGCCACGACTCCTCTACTTTTGGGTGGGTCATTAGCAGCTTCGAACCTTATCATCCAAAGTACCTCAGGTAACGGTTCAGGGGACTTTATTTCACTACGAGTCGGAAATAACGGAGCTACAGAAGCGATCAGAGTAGTGAGTTCAGGTGCCATAGCTATTGGGCAATCTTCAGTGACCTCTGGTAGGCAGATAGACACGTCAAGTGGAGGATATCTGACAAGTGCTGGTGTTTGGACTTCCACATCTTCACGAGCTCTAAAGGAGAACTACACGTTATTAGATTATGATCAGATCCTGAATAATATTTCCGAGCTATCTGTGGAGAAGTGGAGCTATAAGGTCGATGATTCAAAATACTATCATATCGGACCCTATGCTGAGGATTTTTACCAACTATTTAGTGTCGGACAGGATAATAGATCTATCGCTGCTATGGATACATCTGGTGTCGCACTTGCCGGGATAAAAGGCTTGGTCAACAGGGTTGCTGATTTGAAAATTATGATAAATGGCATTAAAAATGCCGACAGATCACTTAGATCGACCGATCCTAATTCAGCAAAGATCCTGGGAGAGAATACTTCGAGAATATCAGAGATAGATCTACGCATAGATGCCCTAGAAGCCTCAATTGCAATTCTAGGTGTCGGGACTGGGTCTCCTCAACAGTACTGGAGTATGACGAATACTGGAATTAAGGCAGATACAGAGATTGAAACAGAAGGAGTCTATAGTGGATTTGGAGTGTTTGGTGATCTAACTTCTGATACACTTTCGATCGCAAGTGGAATGTTTAAGATTTCAACAGAAGGTAATGTCGCAGTTTCTGGAGATATGCTGATCAGTGGAGTTCTCTATGGCGATGGAGGTTTGTTGCAGATAGATGGTGATCTGAAACTTGATAGATTGATCGCAAAACAGATCTTGATCGATACAAGCGATAAGGATGGGAGAACAGCAGGTAGTGGTGAATTGACAGCATCCTCAACAGAGGTGACTATAGATACAACCTCTGTAGAAGAAGGCTCGAAGATATTAGTAACTCCGACCTCTGATACTGCTGGTCAGGTCTTGTATGTCAAAGACAAAGTCGTAGGTAAGGGTTTTACAGTATCTGTTGGGTCACCAATTCCAAACGGAGTGACATTCGATTGGTGGATATTAAACACATACGATGACGCCAAGTAG
- a CDS encoding FkbM family methyltransferase — MKGKFLGFTIGYENKEEFRVISHEIVKERSYDLPVEDADLIVDIGAHIGLSIIYFHTRYPNSRIIGFEPNPKLFTILSSNIRNAELPNVDLYQVAVGTENARAQLFIDHTKNNWQSNGSLLSGGWNGTLMGGSIDVETVRLEDRFGDEIIDILKLDAEGYEWQIIRSLGSRIGKVRSIAMEFHGQGKNRLKKIVNYLSDHYRTVVIEQNASISSISTVDPTKLLMIKGFDLKKPQ, encoded by the coding sequence ATGAAGGGTAAGTTCCTGGGCTTTACGATAGGGTATGAAAACAAAGAAGAGTTCCGAGTCATTTCGCATGAGATAGTTAAGGAGCGCTCATATGATCTTCCAGTCGAAGATGCCGATCTTATAGTAGATATCGGGGCACATATCGGATTGTCAATCATATACTTTCATACACGCTACCCTAATTCTCGTATTATCGGATTTGAGCCAAACCCCAAATTATTTACTATACTGAGTAGTAATATTCGTAATGCAGAACTACCAAATGTAGATCTTTATCAGGTAGCAGTCGGTACAGAAAATGCCCGAGCTCAGCTTTTCATTGACCATACAAAGAATAATTGGCAGTCAAATGGAAGTTTGTTGAGTGGCGGATGGAATGGTACTTTGATGGGAGGGTCTATCGATGTTGAGACAGTTAGATTAGAAGATCGTTTCGGTGATGAGATCATAGACATTCTGAAATTAGATGCTGAAGGATATGAATGGCAGATAATACGCTCATTAGGAAGTAGAATAGGGAAGGTTAGATCTATAGCTATGGAATTTCATGGACAAGGGAAAAATCGGTTGAAAAAGATAGTAAATTACCTGTCTGATCATTATAGAACAGTAGTGATCGAACAAAATGCTAGTATATCGAGCATCTCTACAGTTGATCCAACAAAATTGCTAATGATCAAGGGATTTGACCTAAAAAAGCCACAGTAA
- a CDS encoding undecaprenyl-diphosphate phosphatase, with protein sequence MSYIDTLIISITQAITELYPISSSAHLIIVTKFLNIEPSLMLLTSLHLGSALALIVVYRYQLNITIKKLLKIDKDEFLKYLFGITPAIIGGVLISGFIEDIFYGVAIIAFNLMFWGILMILIEYFEIRSKRMTRDVVSVRDSILIGMSQLLALIPGTSRSGITTMTGMLCGVRKDVALDFSFLIGIPLLLGAFFYEAIKDSDNRNMLNTQYIIGIIVTFIASLIALKFLRKFSTKRFLTLFGVYRIILGISLLLWLF encoded by the coding sequence ATGAGCTATATCGATACACTGATCATTTCTATAACTCAAGCGATCACAGAATTGTATCCAATATCTAGTTCGGCCCACCTGATAATAGTCACAAAATTCCTAAATATCGAGCCTTCGTTAATGTTATTGACATCCCTACACCTTGGGAGTGCCTTAGCACTGATTGTAGTATATCGTTATCAGTTGAACATAACTATCAAGAAACTCCTCAAAATAGATAAAGATGAGTTCTTGAAATATCTTTTCGGAATTACACCAGCGATCATTGGAGGCGTACTCATCTCTGGATTCATTGAAGATATATTTTATGGTGTCGCAATAATAGCTTTTAACCTTATGTTTTGGGGAATATTAATGATATTGATCGAATATTTTGAGATCCGGAGTAAGAGGATGACTCGGGATGTTGTTTCCGTACGCGATAGTATTTTAATAGGGATGTCACAACTTTTGGCTCTGATACCCGGAACCTCGAGATCTGGTATAACCACTATGACAGGGATGTTATGTGGAGTTCGTAAAGACGTAGCACTTGATTTTTCCTTTCTTATCGGAATACCTCTTCTTTTAGGTGCCTTTTTCTACGAAGCTATCAAAGATTCAGATAATAGAAACATGCTTAACACACAGTACATCATCGGTATCATCGTAACCTTCATAGCCTCTCTGATAGCTTTGAAGTTTCTAAGGAAGTTCTCAACTAAACGATTTCTGACACTATTTGGTGTATACAGGATCATACTCGGGATCTCACTTTTACTGTGGCTTTTTTAG
- a CDS encoding glycosyltransferase family 2 protein: protein MDKEIKASILVQVVAYKSLKELTECLDCLLADPVTDIDLDISILDNSSEIDITSDLRERFPTVTFATSDKNLGFGKAHNRIFQNSHDKQYDHILILNPDSRISSKDISALVSIAQETGAGVVAPSLYNDNEDEASVIYMIPGLLLPFYVILSKLGLIDKRYGQTIFKNRAEVEAVSGACMLIKADLFRDLKGFDEDFFMYYEDHDLCRRIRSTGMKILIEPSIRAFHHIGTASKDHQDQKAWLWLQAIYSQALFYYKHDNILGASVAKLVTLGLLFVGRNRISPEQYKETASKLRSLKR from the coding sequence ATGGATAAAGAAATAAAAGCCTCGATCTTAGTTCAGGTCGTTGCTTATAAATCATTAAAAGAGCTGACAGAGTGTTTGGATTGTCTTCTGGCTGATCCTGTAACTGATATTGATCTGGATATTTCTATATTAGACAATTCCTCAGAGATCGATATCACATCGGATCTTAGAGAAAGATTCCCAACTGTAACATTTGCAACCTCAGATAAGAATCTCGGTTTTGGGAAGGCTCATAACAGGATCTTTCAAAACAGTCATGATAAACAGTATGATCATATACTCATCCTCAATCCTGACTCACGGATCTCTTCAAAAGATATATCTGCTCTTGTTTCTATCGCTCAAGAAACGGGGGCGGGGGTAGTTGCACCCTCTCTATACAACGATAACGAAGATGAGGCGAGTGTTATTTATATGATACCAGGTCTACTATTACCTTTTTATGTCATACTGAGTAAGTTAGGACTGATCGATAAGAGATATGGTCAGACAATATTCAAGAACAGAGCAGAGGTCGAGGCGGTTAGTGGAGCTTGTATGCTGATAAAAGCAGATCTTTTTCGAGATCTTAAAGGCTTTGATGAGGATTTTTTCATGTACTATGAGGATCATGACCTATGTAGACGGATCCGCAGTACAGGTATGAAGATATTGATAGAACCGTCGATCAGGGCATTTCATCATATAGGTACAGCCTCAAAGGATCATCAGGATCAGAAGGCTTGGTTGTGGCTACAAGCAATCTATTCACAAGCACTATTCTACTACAAACATGACAATATACTTGGAGCATCGGTTGCGAAGCTAGTCACGCTAGGCCTATTATTCGTAGGTAGAAATAGAATATCACCGGAACAGTACAAAGAAACCGCAAGTAAACTTAGATCCTTAAAACGATGA
- a CDS encoding glycosyltransferase has protein sequence MMSREREKVAIVHNWYWNYRGAERVLTALTEIYPDADLFFLFGDEKKIIAKYPGHKIRFSFLQNIPLIRSIYKLTLPLWPIATEALDLSEYSSVISSSASTVWGVITHPNATHIAYVYSPMRYLWDQKDIYLRNMSRPIRILFRTFAHYLRMWDLVASSRPDSIIVISEYVKERLQKYYNRTADRVIYPPLIDLDELFNYPDKKKKEHLVVVSGFEENKGAIEAIEYAIRSNEVVYLTGEHSIIRKLNKRYSKYKNVHFTGWLDRQDLLELIAEAKATLFFGEEDLGLVPLESIALGTPVVALASGGALETIEDGVNGVFIDELEYNAIHLALKRCEGIRINRRIERERYEKFSNSNFRTAITKVVKDAKAQRQ, from the coding sequence ATGATGAGTAGAGAGAGGGAAAAGGTAGCAATTGTCCACAACTGGTATTGGAACTATCGAGGTGCTGAGAGAGTTTTGACTGCACTTACAGAAATTTACCCTGATGCCGATCTATTTTTTCTCTTTGGTGATGAGAAAAAGATCATAGCTAAATATCCTGGCCATAAGATTAGATTTTCATTCTTACAAAATATCCCTTTGATCAGATCGATATATAAACTCACACTTCCTTTATGGCCGATTGCTACAGAAGCACTGGATCTTTCAGAATACAGTTCAGTAATTTCCTCCTCTGCCTCTACTGTTTGGGGTGTTATCACACATCCAAATGCTACTCATATCGCATATGTGTATTCACCAATGAGATATCTCTGGGATCAAAAAGATATATATCTGAGAAATATGTCCAGACCGATAAGGATTTTATTTCGCACCTTTGCTCATTATCTGAGGATGTGGGATCTTGTAGCATCCTCTCGACCTGATTCGATAATCGTGATCTCCGAGTACGTCAAAGAGAGATTACAGAAATATTACAATAGAACTGCAGATAGAGTGATCTACCCACCATTGATAGACCTTGATGAACTATTCAATTATCCTGATAAAAAAAAGAAAGAGCATCTGGTAGTAGTGTCAGGGTTTGAGGAAAATAAAGGTGCTATAGAGGCTATAGAATACGCGATCCGTTCTAATGAGGTCGTATATCTAACGGGAGAACATTCGATAATTCGTAAGCTGAATAAAAGGTATTCAAAATACAAAAATGTTCACTTCACTGGATGGCTTGATAGGCAAGATCTTCTTGAATTGATAGCAGAGGCTAAAGCAACGTTATTCTTCGGCGAAGAAGATCTCGGTCTGGTTCCTTTGGAATCGATCGCACTTGGTACACCGGTGGTGGCGCTGGCAAGCGGTGGCGCGTTGGAAACGATCGAAGATGGTGTTAATGGTGTATTTATCGATGAACTTGAGTATAATGCTATCCATCTAGCTTTGAAAAGATGTGAGGGGATAAGGATCAATAGACGGATCGAAAGAGAGAGATATGAAAAGTTCTCGAACTCAAATTTCAGAACTGCGATAACCAAGGTTGTTAAAGATGCAAAAGCGCAGAGACAATAG
- a CDS encoding alpha/beta hydrolase has protein sequence MKIKHIDITLDNALKVHSVLYGDPKVANTLVVLIHGLVNDWESWMPFISLYNGSELCFLLIDLPGYGVSGKMKQYSFAEYSQQIRKVARSVIDTEFSTTPVAWIGGLSLGSMIAIQCSADSPDLFSGSILFGPLIKSTLEGPFYNVVVRNFGRVINKIPYSDALVGVVIRSGVFHFIGWVNNTTKMSWSDYKKATIAGMKKTSGRAFAHMVVETIEFDGLSKLSEVAQRSKVVVLAGEKDRFYKSPAVLKRTIEGLGSGSRCSIIPNVGHVLVYESPEATLAEMVNLIEEL, from the coding sequence ATGAAAATTAAACATATCGATATAACTCTAGATAATGCATTAAAGGTCCATTCTGTGCTGTACGGTGATCCAAAAGTAGCAAATACTTTGGTAGTTTTAATTCATGGTCTGGTAAATGATTGGGAGTCTTGGATGCCATTTATCTCATTATATAACGGAAGCGAGCTTTGTTTTCTTCTGATCGATCTACCAGGATATGGTGTTTCAGGGAAGATGAAACAGTATTCATTCGCGGAATATAGCCAACAGATAAGGAAAGTGGCTCGATCAGTTATAGATACGGAATTTTCGACTACACCTGTCGCATGGATAGGTGGGCTTTCATTGGGTTCAATGATCGCCATACAATGTTCTGCAGATTCTCCTGACCTCTTCTCTGGCTCGATACTGTTTGGTCCTTTGATCAAAAGTACATTGGAGGGACCTTTTTACAATGTGGTGGTAAGAAATTTCGGTCGAGTAATAAATAAGATCCCTTACTCGGATGCTCTGGTTGGAGTTGTCATCAGATCGGGGGTATTTCACTTTATTGGGTGGGTCAATAATACAACTAAAATGAGTTGGAGTGATTATAAGAAAGCTACGATCGCTGGAATGAAAAAGACATCGGGGAGGGCTTTTGCCCATATGGTTGTTGAAACGATCGAGTTTGATGGTCTGTCAAAATTATCTGAAGTTGCTCAAAGAAGTAAGGTTGTTGTATTGGCAGGTGAGAAAGATAGATTCTATAAAAGTCCAGCTGTGCTAAAGAGAACTATTGAGGGTTTGGGTTCTGGATCGCGATGCTCAATAATCCCAAATGTAGGTCATGTACTTGTCTATGAGTCTCCTGAAGCTACTCTGGCTGAGATGGTTAATCTTATTGAGGAGTTGTAA